The Paenibacillus tianjinensis genome has a window encoding:
- a CDS encoding zinc ribbon domain-containing protein — protein sequence MGTHEKLKTQEEHDAIVERFVKNRLMPLSGLLYCEKCGCRMQFRVGKSKKQDQYWRALCYHHYKGGSKYEQ from the coding sequence ATGGGAACGCATGAGAAGTTGAAGACACAGGAAGAACATGATGCCATCGTAGAGCGTTTTGTGAAGAACAGGCTGATGCCACTGTCGGGACTACTCTACTGTGAGAAATGTGGCTGTAGAATGCAGTTCAGAGTGGGCAAGAGTAAGAAACAAGATCAATACTGGAGGGCGTTATGTTATCACCATTATAAGGGTGGCAGCAAATATGAGCAGTAG
- a CDS encoding DUF6273 domain-containing protein, with protein sequence MEDIKIGSSLSFGGYNWRVLDIQNNTALIITEDIIEQQAYHVAYKDITWADCALRKYLNGEFYDQFNATDKSKIIPVINKNPDNQWYGSEGGADTQDSVFLLSLEEVCTYFGDSRSKLHNRGKNQRYWFERKDENNSKRIAKLEANKGGIWWWWLRSPGRVNVKAVYIHGDGNIGIQGNNILKGNISDGKCTGGVRPALWLKL encoded by the coding sequence ATGGAGGATATTAAAATCGGCTCATCATTATCATTCGGCGGTTATAATTGGCGTGTGCTTGACATTCAAAACAATACGGCTTTGATAATAACCGAAGATATTATAGAACAACAGGCTTACCATGTTGCTTATAAAGATATCACTTGGGCGGACTGCGCGTTAAGAAAATATCTCAATGGTGAATTTTACGATCAATTCAACGCAACTGATAAATCAAAAATAATTCCGGTAATTAATAAAAATCCTGACAATCAGTGGTATGGTTCAGAAGGCGGAGCGGATACGCAAGACAGCGTATTTTTATTAAGCCTTGAGGAAGTGTGTACATATTTCGGTGATAGCCGTTCCAAGCTGCACAACCGGGGGAAAAATCAAAGATATTGGTTTGAAAGAAAAGATGAGAACAACAGCAAGCGAATAGCAAAACTTGAGGCTAATAAAGGGGGGATTTGGTGGTGGTGGCTTCGGTCGCCCGGCCGCGTTAATGTAAAAGCCGTGTACATCCACGGTGACGGTAATATAGGTATCCAAGGCAACAATATATTGAAAGGCAACATCAGTGACGGCAAGTGTACAGGCGGTGTCCGTCCCGCTTTGTGGTTGAAGCTGTAA
- a CDS encoding MerR family transcriptional regulator encodes MTLTSRKPVYLLSEGGIVIELQTISQVSKHFSISTRTLRYYEQIGLITPVKREESAYRAYDAEAITRLRQIIVLRKLRIPLKQIAEVLQSAEARVAIEAFERNLAEIEDEITALSTIRSVIKAFVEYLNLRGTNFALPDDASLLEVVDSLTVSKINFKEEKSMDDLNKANENLNKLADKDVRIVYLPPMTVAAAYATGEGCEGKAGEMITRFVMESGLLTIKPDARSFGFDCSKGAATLGEPSHVYEVWVSIPDDIEIPAPLVKRTFEGGLYAAHVLRTWDFEDWRFLGEWVNESNKYDNDWNSPRWTSPETVAGQGFEETLNFYNYVQKGGKMEDLQLDLLFPIKEKG; translated from the coding sequence TTGACCTTAACGTCGCGTAAACCTGTATATTTACTCTCAGAAGGAGGGATAGTCATCGAACTGCAAACCATCAGTCAAGTGTCAAAGCATTTTTCAATCTCAACCCGTACACTTAGGTATTACGAGCAAATCGGGTTGATTACTCCTGTGAAAAGGGAAGAGTCCGCATACCGCGCTTACGATGCAGAAGCCATCACACGGCTGCGTCAGATTATCGTTCTGCGTAAACTGCGGATACCGCTCAAACAGATTGCGGAGGTTCTGCAAAGCGCGGAAGCGCGCGTTGCAATCGAAGCCTTTGAGCGTAACCTTGCAGAGATTGAGGACGAAATCACCGCGCTCTCCACCATTCGCAGTGTTATCAAAGCCTTTGTCGAATATCTTAATCTCCGAGGTACTAATTTCGCGCTACCTGACGATGCAAGTTTACTCGAGGTTGTGGATTCCTTGACTGTCTCTAAAATTAACTTCAAGGAGGAAAAGTCAATGGACGATTTAAACAAGGCAAATGAAAATTTAAACAAACTGGCTGACAAAGATGTTCGGATTGTATATCTGCCGCCCATGACTGTGGCAGCTGCTTACGCAACGGGAGAAGGCTGCGAAGGAAAAGCGGGTGAAATGATAACGCGATTTGTAATGGAAAGCGGATTGCTAACAATCAAACCCGATGCCCGGAGTTTTGGTTTTGACTGCTCTAAGGGGGCAGCGACACTCGGAGAACCTTCGCATGTATATGAGGTGTGGGTATCCATTCCGGACGACATAGAGATCCCCGCACCATTAGTTAAACGAACGTTTGAAGGCGGGTTATATGCGGCACATGTGTTGAGAACGTGGGACTTTGAGGACTGGCGTTTTTTAGGGGAATGGGTTAACGAAAGCAATAAATATGATAATGACTGGAATTCCCCCCGCTGGACATCACCAGAAACGGTTGCAGGACAAGGATTTGAAGAAACATTGAATTTTTATAATTATGTTCAAAAAGGCGGTAAAATGGAGGATTTACAGCTTGATTTATTGTTTCCGATTAAGGAGAAGGGCTAA
- a CDS encoding class I SAM-dependent methyltransferase gives MEYFDMLAKLGIGNAHPGGFSATLKQFEQYPLPAKSRILEVGCGTGRTSCYLAAQGHDVVGIDIRPDMIAKAKMRAETENLSLKFLEGDATSLPFPDESFDVILVESVSIFTDTGKALSEYYRVLRSGGQLFDREMIQRKPMPPEISQEITEFYHVDKLWDIKDWSALVQTIGFIRSQIEGPFMFPKSSVDLFEQPDDHQQIDAGSFLNHSMWEVIRKYNSIMDSYEEFIGYILVIGTK, from the coding sequence ATGGAATATTTCGACATGCTGGCTAAATTAGGGATTGGTAACGCCCATCCTGGAGGATTCTCTGCAACGTTAAAGCAATTCGAACAATATCCCCTACCCGCTAAATCCAGAATTCTAGAAGTGGGGTGCGGCACAGGCAGAACATCTTGTTATTTGGCAGCTCAGGGACATGATGTAGTAGGGATAGATATCCGTCCGGATATGATTGCAAAAGCCAAAATGCGGGCTGAAACAGAGAATCTATCATTGAAATTCCTGGAGGGAGATGCCACTTCACTGCCTTTTCCTGACGAATCATTTGATGTCATTCTGGTTGAATCTGTATCCATATTCACGGACACCGGAAAGGCATTATCCGAATACTACAGAGTTTTGCGGTCTGGAGGCCAACTTTTTGACAGGGAAATGATCCAACGAAAACCCATGCCCCCTGAAATCAGTCAAGAAATTACTGAATTTTATCACGTCGATAAGCTATGGGACATTAAGGATTGGTCAGCCTTAGTACAAACAATAGGATTTATTCGTTCACAGATAGAGGGCCCCTTCATGTTTCCTAAATCAAGTGTGGATCTGTTTGAGCAACCGGATGATCATCAACAAATCGATGCAGGTTCCTTTCTCAACCACTCCATGTGGGAAGTAATCCGTAAGTACAACAGTATAATGGACAGTTATGAAGAATTTATCGGATATATTCTTGTGATTGGAACTAAATAA
- a CDS encoding VCBS repeat-containing protein: MSNCNRQMINLGTPFQYSNPIYRERGYGSLTLYRTITLLDFKQADVNGDKTIDNIYLYGNKPDGTGDFADQITLVIQDGHSNQTTTVYLQYNAGYNARLFLGDFSKDGVADILISIDSGGSGGYGIFYMYSFKDNNLQEIFNIEKYNTIYKFNVNYEDFYKVSVGSPQLNVLFTIDISYKGNEYLSQYYNEDGKLKQPVKGEVLAIGALYPIVTNVKSNSYDLLAVQRITGTTNSDTLGYVENLLTWGGSGFISSRLSVAILGSNLISHY, from the coding sequence ATGTCTAATTGTAACCGGCAAATGATTAACCTTGGAACTCCGTTCCAATATTCAAACCCAATATACCGAGAGCGGGGGTATGGTAGCTTGACTCTTTACAGAACCATCACTTTGTTGGATTTTAAGCAGGCCGATGTAAATGGGGACAAAACGATAGATAACATTTATTTATACGGTAATAAACCAGATGGAACTGGAGACTTTGCTGATCAAATCACACTTGTGATCCAAGATGGGCATTCTAACCAAACTACAACGGTATATCTTCAATACAATGCAGGATATAATGCCAGACTTTTTCTGGGGGATTTTTCTAAGGATGGCGTAGCGGACATTTTAATAAGTATTGATTCCGGAGGAAGCGGAGGTTATGGCATATTTTATATGTACTCCTTTAAGGATAACAATCTGCAGGAGATATTTAATATTGAAAAATACAACACTATATATAAATTTAATGTGAATTATGAGGATTTTTACAAGGTAAGCGTAGGGAGTCCCCAACTTAACGTGCTATTCACTATTGACATTAGCTACAAGGGTAACGAATATTTATCACAATATTACAACGAAGATGGCAAACTAAAACAACCCGTAAAAGGTGAGGTTCTTGCTATAGGTGCGTTATACCCCATTGTTACAAACGTAAAAAGTAATAGCTATGATTTACTTGCTGTGCAACGTATTACCGGCACAACTAATTCGGATACATTAGGGTACGTAGAAAACCTTTTGACATGGGGTGGCAGCGGATTTATTTCATCAAGATTGTCCGTAGCCATCCTCGGCTCTAATTTAATTTCCCATTACTGA
- a CDS encoding GNAT family N-acetyltransferase — protein MYCISCKDKEYPWKTIYHELDREIFQEDGRFLEIFQLWIDPGYRRHGYGTQLKRFVEDEARRHRVNLVYTHTEESNQHVIDLNLKLGYKEVRRGPIWDEITRVSLIKYIK, from the coding sequence ATGTATTGTATATCTTGCAAGGATAAGGAATATCCATGGAAGACAATTTATCATGAACTTGATCGAGAAATTTTTCAGGAAGATGGAAGGTTTCTGGAGATTTTTCAATTATGGATTGATCCTGGTTACCGTAGACATGGATATGGAACGCAATTAAAGAGATTTGTTGAAGATGAAGCAAGAAGACATAGAGTAAACCTGGTATATACCCATACTGAGGAAAGTAATCAGCATGTAATTGATCTAAACCTAAAGTTAGGATACAAAGAAGTAAGACGTGGGCCTATTTGGGATGAAATAACGCGAGTAAGTCTAATTAAATACATTAAGTAA
- a CDS encoding PAS domain S-box protein produces MEAAMHRVNLNQNQFYQQVFDHASFGIALITPDGMILSVNSAMERIFGYSKAEFDGMRLEDLSHDKDNIRNINDLKALMGDKTEVQLEKPFLTRMGDDMWGLLSLKLFTDEMNQPAYYICQIIEITKQKESEQRLQESVERYTSLKKYNHDSVISFGLNGRIINANSMAEKITGYSIEAELIGMELAELIGQENVHNILDRALYDNSVEQHINTLIAKDGEVIEVLTSIAPIFVNNQNIGFYLICKDISEQKQLLLAKETAESTNKAKSEFLAMMSHEIRTPMNGVVGMTDILLDHTELSEEQRGYVEIIRKSGDTLLNIINDILDLSKIEAGRTELQEDTFELRKCIDESFAVISLRAEQHHLELSSTINHGVPDYIYGDAERLKQVLINLLGNAVKFTSKGSISVKVKLGEQDPSLLVFTVTDTGIGIEPSQLNEIFEPFAQIDSFMARRHEGTGLGLAISRRIIELMGGEIYAESDGKSGSSFTFTIRLKKTVAPQTQENHLQKRQPVREASILIAEDNHINQLVLTKTLEKMGHKITTVTNGIDAVQAAQSKRFDLILMDLHMPIMNGFDAMKLIKEEHKENSPPIIAVTANALKGDREKCLTEGMDEYISKPIKRDVVQRLLNQFVM; encoded by the coding sequence ATGGAGGCCGCCATGCATCGCGTTAATCTAAACCAGAATCAATTCTACCAACAAGTGTTTGATCATGCTTCATTTGGGATCGCACTTATTACACCAGACGGTATGATTTTGTCCGTAAACTCCGCCATGGAACGAATTTTTGGCTATTCAAAAGCAGAGTTTGACGGTATGAGGTTAGAAGACCTCTCCCACGATAAGGATAATATTAGAAATATTAACGATCTAAAGGCACTCATGGGTGATAAAACGGAAGTACAGCTCGAAAAGCCGTTTCTCACAAGAATGGGTGATGACATGTGGGGACTGCTCTCCCTCAAGCTTTTCACCGATGAGATGAACCAACCGGCGTATTACATCTGCCAAATCATTGAAATCACGAAGCAAAAGGAATCTGAGCAACGCCTTCAGGAATCCGTAGAGCGGTACACATCACTTAAAAAATACAACCATGACAGCGTCATCTCCTTTGGCCTAAACGGCCGGATTATTAACGCCAACAGTATGGCGGAAAAGATAACAGGCTACTCCATCGAGGCCGAACTGATCGGTATGGAGCTTGCAGAGCTAATCGGGCAGGAGAATGTCCATAACATTCTGGATCGGGCGCTGTACGATAATTCGGTTGAACAGCACATAAACACACTTATCGCCAAAGACGGCGAAGTTATCGAAGTGCTTACCAGTATTGCACCAATTTTTGTGAACAATCAAAATATCGGATTCTATCTCATATGCAAGGACATCTCCGAGCAGAAACAGTTGTTGCTTGCGAAGGAGACCGCTGAATCCACGAACAAAGCTAAAAGTGAGTTTCTAGCCATGATGAGCCATGAAATTCGCACCCCTATGAACGGCGTCGTCGGTATGACGGATATTCTGCTTGACCATACGGAGCTTAGTGAAGAACAACGGGGCTATGTGGAGATTATCCGTAAAAGCGGGGATACTCTGCTCAATATTATCAACGACATCCTTGATCTCTCCAAGATTGAGGCAGGACGAACAGAGCTGCAAGAAGATACATTTGAACTGCGCAAATGCATTGATGAGAGCTTCGCTGTCATTTCCCTGAGAGCCGAGCAACATCACTTGGAGCTCTCCAGCACGATAAATCACGGTGTTCCTGACTACATTTACGGTGACGCCGAACGTTTAAAGCAAGTACTCATAAACCTGCTCGGCAATGCCGTAAAATTCACGTCCAAGGGAAGTATTTCGGTAAAGGTAAAGCTTGGAGAGCAGGATCCCTCCCTGCTGGTATTTACAGTAACCGATACGGGTATTGGGATTGAACCATCGCAGCTTAACGAAATATTCGAACCGTTTGCACAGATTGACAGTTTTATGGCCCGCAGGCATGAAGGCACTGGCCTTGGGCTGGCCATCAGCCGCCGAATTATAGAGTTGATGGGCGGTGAGATTTACGCGGAGAGTGACGGTAAGAGTGGCTCGTCTTTTACTTTCACAATCAGGCTCAAGAAAACAGTCGCACCTCAGACACAAGAGAATCACCTGCAAAAGCGTCAACCGGTACGAGAAGCGAGCATTTTGATTGCTGAAGATAACCATATCAACCAGCTAGTGTTGACCAAAACACTTGAGAAAATGGGGCACAAGATTACTACCGTCACGAACGGCATAGACGCAGTTCAAGCAGCGCAGAGCAAGCGGTTTGATCTCATTTTAATGGATTTGCACATGCCGATTATGAACGGCTTCGATGCAATGAAGTTGATTAAAGAGGAACACAAGGAGAACAGCCCGCCCATCATTGCCGTCACAGCCAATGCTTTGAAGGGTGACCGGGAAAAGTGCCTTACAGAAGGAATGGATGAATATATTAGTAAGCCCATAAAGCGTGACGTTGTCCAAAGGCTATTAAACCAGTTTGTAATGTAA